A section of the Carya illinoinensis cultivar Pawnee chromosome 12, C.illinoinensisPawnee_v1, whole genome shotgun sequence genome encodes:
- the LOC122289246 gene encoding zinc finger BED domain-containing protein RICESLEEPER 2-like: MSRAAAKKECMRTYENGKTKLRALLKHVNKVHITTDMWTSCQKLSYMVVICHFIDSDWHLQRHVLNFCNVPPPHTGLLIDDTLEKCFQNWSIDNKISSITVDNASSNDVAIRILKDYFRLKKTLSVSGQLFHVRCCAHITILLVQYRLGEIRDIVDCVRDGIKYLVASESRLKQFSEIAKQLQLPSKKLILDVPTRWNNTYLMLDSAIQFKEVFPRYGDRDRCFEWVPTVEEWGQVENVCQLLAIFNEVTNIVSGSDYPTTNLFLSEVWRMKDILGKKSRDENEYMKSMVRKMSAKFDKYWGECNLLMSIAAVLDPRLKMVLIQFCFPLIYHGLEAAKNIDHVSAMLLELYNEYVHEYNSTLEAQREQDNARMNVSGSSSSVRTGRSMQSGQSLFKSFVRSVDTMQPSKSKLDNYLEESLYICEKGSDASFDALEW, from the coding sequence ATGTCTCGGGCTGCTGCAAAAAAAGAATGCATGAGAACTTATGAGAATGGAAAGACAAAGTTAAGGGCTTTGCTTAAACATGTGAATAAGGTTCATATCACAACTGACATGTGGACTTCTTgtcaaaaactttcatatatggTAGTGATATGTCATTTTATCGACTCTGATTGGCACCTTCAGAGGCATGTCTTGAACTTTTGTAATGTGCCACCTCCACATACTGGCCTTCTTATTGATGATACTTTAGAAAAGTGTTTCCAAAATTGGagtattgataataaaattagttcaaTTACTGTTGACAATGCTAGTTCTAATGATGTTGCCATTCGTATCTTGAAAGATTATTTTAGATTGAAGAAAACATTGTCTGTAAGTGGCCAACTGTTTCATGTACGTTGTTGTGCACATATAACAATTTTACTTGTACAGTATAGACTTGGGGAGATTAGGGATATTGTTGATTGTGTTAGAGATGGTATAAAATATCTGGTAGCATCAGAGAGTAGGCTAAAACAGTTTAGTGAAATTGCAAAACAGTTACAATTGCCCTCAAAGAAACTGATTTTAGATGTGCCTACAAGATGGAACAACACTTATTTAATGTTGGATTCTGCAATTCAATTCAAAGAAGTTTTTCCTAGATATGGTGATAGAGATAGATGTTTTGAATGGGTTCCAACTGTTGAAGAGTGGGGGCAAGTTGAAAATGTTTGTCAACTATTagctattttcaatgaagtcacCAATATTGTATCTGGAAGTGATTACCCAACAACAAACTTATTTCTTTCTGAAGTTTGGAGAATGAAGGACATCTTAGGTAAGaagagtagagatgagaatgagtacatgaAATCAATGGTAAGAAAAATGAGTGCTAAGTTTGACAAATATTGGGGGGAGTGTAATCTATTAATGTCAATTGCTGCGGTGTTGGATCCTAGATTAAAAATGGTCCTGATccagttttgttttcctttaatttatcaCGGGCTGGAGGCTGCTAAGAATATTGATCATGTCTCTGCTATGTTGCTTGAGTTATATAATGAGTATGTTCATGAATACAATTCAACTCTTGAGGCACAAAGAGAGCAGGATAATGCTCGAATGAATGTATCTGGTTCTTCCTCAAGTGTTAGGACTGGGAGAAGCATGCAGAGTGGCCagtcattatttaaatcttttgtTAGAAGTGTTGATACCATGCAGCCTAGTAAATCAAAACTGGACAATTATTTAGAGGAGAGCCTTTATATTTGTGAAAAGGGTTCAGATGCAAGTTTTGATGC